ATAGTGCAACGATAGAGTACTTTCTCAATTTTCTATACATTTAAGGATTGAGTTCTAGTCTCGAtgaattaacggatgaatttcTCATAATGAACAATTAATTTAAGAATATTGGACTGGTCGATCGTCTACTGCAAACGCTTTCTGATTTATCCTAATGGTCGGTAAAAAATTTTCATGGGGCTCGATCGATCACTCCTAAGATTAATCAATGTAAGTTGAATACCTAATGCCCACTAAAAAAAATTGTCCCTCCTATGAATTCTTCCCATCAAACAGCATCTCTTGCAGCAAGAACAAGTGTATCAGCACAGGATACAGTGCCAGGGCACACCATTTCAAGCAACCTCTTCGCGGACTCCACCACATAGAACGCCCCCAGTGACTTGTTCGCAGGGtcactcctctccgtgccatttCCTTGTATCAACACCGACCCATCACAACCCTGCACGCTCACACAGTACAGATAATTGAGGGTTCTTTAAGATAATTGAGGGGATGGGATTAATTAAGTTGGACCTGGACTAGGCAGTCATGGAACAAGAGGCGCAGCAGCTTGCCCGGAATGGTGGAGTCCAAGTCTGAGGCTGACCTGACTGTGCCCCTGACAAGCAGCTCGACGGTGGGGCAGGACAAGGAGTAGAAATCTGGGGAGAGTTGGGAGGCGCAGCGGAAAGAGAGGAGGAGCAGGGGGACGAAGGTGGAAAGGAGAAGTTTCATGAGGCTTTGGTTCATGAAAGAGGAAGGAAGGTGGAGATTGCTGTGGCTGAAGCCTGAAGTGGTGGTCTCTGACTGTTGATGAGGATTTATGGAGAGTACTGAGAGAGAGAGAGCTGATTGTATGGTTGTATTTAATACTGCATTAAGTTGCATGCAGGGATGGCAACCAAGACCAGAAACGATACAGCTGTGACTGTGAGACGACAACTGAGAAGAGGCCAACAAATTAAAGAGAGGGTAGCTGAAGGGATTTAATAAATTAGCTAGCTTCGCTTGGTCTGTCTGGCTCGAGGCTTTGGGGCTACAAAAATCCAGGAAGACCTAGTGGCAAGTGGCAAAAGGTGATATTGTTTACCCAGTGTCCTCACCGCACCACGCCCAAGGTAGAGCAAGGTAAATCATGATAATTGGAAAAGTTAGTGCGCATGAGAAGAAGTACACAGGGATAAGAGAATTACGTCCTGACTATCCCACGGTTCGAACCCACACTTTCAAGTGACAAGCTTCTACGCACTAAGACCTAGCTAACTCtaaaagaagagagagagagagatcggaGGCAAAAGGCAACTTAGTTCATATGTTTCAGGCAGCTAGCCAAGCCCTTCGAATTATTAAGGAAACAAGATGCATGTGTTCTCAACAGAACGTTTACATCCAACTCTTAACATTTAATTAAATACGATGCGAGTGCGGCTTTTCCTCACCCGCACGGGTCTATATTGGTAGTCGGTCAAATCATCTCTGAATTGGGAAAAAAGTGTTAGAGGGATGTTCTCAAATGCTATTGGagctcgggttgctccatatggATCGGATTCACTATCCACATATGCTGGATTGGAAGGGGAATAGAGTCTCCTTGTATTAAAATACATAAACTTTAGatgatgtttgatttgtgagtttgAGAATAAGAGAATGAAATGatagtaaaaaataatatttaaattatggATTTAGAAATGACAATTTAAGTATGATTTTAagatttatgaattttatttttatttctattttcgttccactttattattaaatttatacCCATAGTCATTTAACTAAGGAAAATGTAGTTATTAGAAGCACTTTGgaccaaaaaaaaatattgaactgTAAATATTGATGCCTTCATTTAATGATGATTATCATAactttattttgataaattataagAGTAATATGACAATTATAACTTCAAATAGCACCACCAATAACAAGGATGATAATGATTTCTAACCACTTTCGTCTCCtcctttttcatatatatatagtgATTAACTTAATTTTGTCATTTCTTTATATACATCAAATAAACCTAACTTTTTCGATAGG
This genomic stretch from Zingiber officinale cultivar Zhangliang chromosome 7A, Zo_v1.1, whole genome shotgun sequence harbors:
- the LOC122002443 gene encoding peroxidase 18-like, encoding MQLNAVLNTTIQSALSLSVLSINPHQQSETTTSGFSHSNLHLPSSFMNQSLMKLLLSTFVPLLLLSFRCASQLSPDFYSLSCPTVELLVRGTVRSASDLDSTIPGKLLRLLFHDCLVQGCDGSVLIQGNGTERSDPANKSLGAFYVVESAKRLLEMVCPGTVSCADTLVLAARDAV